Genomic segment of Sebastes fasciatus isolate fSebFas1 chromosome 3, fSebFas1.pri, whole genome shotgun sequence:
ctgcagcagcagcagcagccggagGTGCTGTTCACTCCACAGTTGGTAAACTTCAACCCTCAAATGTCTAGTCCCTTCGGCCCCCAGGGGCCCCAGATGTTCCTCCCCAACCAGGGCAACCAGCCTGTGTTCTTCCCTAACGGCCAGCAAGAGCAGCTTGGACCGCCACAGGACCCCAACGCTCCTAATATTCCTCAGCAGGCCCAAAACCCCTTTCAGGTACAACAAAGACAACATGATAGTGTTCCTGCTCCTCACAGACATATGGAGACATTAATAACTGTTTCAAATTTCCTTTAGATGTTTCTGCCATTCCAGTACCCATCTTATGGATTTCCTCAGTTTCCCAGACAGCAGGTATGAAGAAAATCAGTGACCTGTGTGCAAACCTCTTTATTTAGATGCTCACTGCAGATTTAACCTGATTCTGTCACCCAAAGGGCTTCCCGTACTTTATGCCTCCTTACCGCTATCCCCAGCAGAGGAACCCTGTGGTGCTGCAGCCCAACAACGGTCAGCAGAGGCTGGAGAGAACCACACAAAGACCTCAGCTCCCTCTGCAGGTAAAACACATGAAGTAAAGCTCCCGAACCGAATGAAGATTTGCTTTGTATTAGTGTAACCCTGCATGTGTTCTACCAATTTGGCCTACAGTAGCTGACTTGTCCATGTAGGTTAACTGTGTTAAAATTAAGGTATTTCTGTATTGTGTAACAGAAATTAACACGATATGTTAATTTCTGTATTTCTCAATTTCTGTGAGGGGgaaatatgtattatataagATCCAATTACAATGTTATAGCTTAAAAAAACCTAAGACCTCACGTTGCTGGGTGGTAGATGttcaaataacataaaaaaaacactttattttcctcataccagctgtgctacAGCACCTCTTCTCACCCTCAAACTCCCCTTTTCGAGGGtttgccaaactagctgctaagCAGGTGttctgcaaatgtgttacttggtgacatcaccacgttacgtaagaaaaggcaggacttcaatgaAGGCGTttaaggcagttcaggagcagtgtttctgtgggggagagtaactccctttggcctggactttggcctttgtaactttgcacacattttacatacacaaaaaaactatataacacactaaaggaaaggggaaaagcacaaaagcataataggtcttctttaaATGGAGGTTAAatttttgtttgtaataaactgtgATCTAAATGTATCTGAAAGTTTTGTCTAAGCCATAGCACACCTATGTCCTTATCTCAGGTTGTCCTGGGTATACAATCTTTTTCTGTATTATTAACActacttatttttgtatttaattccATGTTGCTATAGATTTATGTACATTTATTGTGAATATGTGATTACCTTAGATGTAGATGTGTTATGCACAATATTTCAGTTACTTGATGCCTTACGGTAAACCAGTAAAAACTTggtcacaaaataaaacaatgtgaaaaaaaaaagctaccaCTAAAATTATTTGAAATACAACTTCCCTTTGCCACTTTGAAATAAGGTTAAGAACAGATGCAGCAGACTATTATGACTAAAGACAAGACTTAATGATAATAACACAGCTGCAGATGTTGAGTCATGTGCGGTGACTGTGATGCAAAGTCGACTGTCTGCCATATTGACCACACACTGATGAGATCATGTCACCTCAGTCACATCTCAGGGTTCATCTCCTGCTATATGATTCCTTTTGCAGCTTATAGGTTTGTTAGTTGTGTGCAGATGATGTTTGTAACAGAGATGCATCTTATTTCATTATCTGTTTAATGTccatggttgtgtgtgtgaggttggcTTCAGATGTCGCATCCTCAGATTtagaatttaaaatgaaatatgtagGATATACTTTGTAATATAATTTCCTTGCATTTTCTTCCCATTTTAGCAGGCGTCCCTGCCTAAGGTGCAAACAGAAAGAGTGAGTGCGCTACATAATCATCatcttcatttttattatttcatcaaTAAACCAGAGGCAAGAGAAAGTGTGCGCCGGTTCAgtctaattttttttattaaatctctTTCAGACGTGGCCCCTGGGGACACAGAAAGAGTCGACTACGattcctcctgatcctcgtggCGACACATCTGGCCCAGGGGTTGATGAGGTAGGATTTTATACATTCATGTATATGCTGACAAACTGTTATACTTCACTGTCATTCATCAGGATTTGATTCTGAATATTtcaactattgttttttttttttatatttctccaGGGTCACAACTTCCCCTTCCTGTTTGAGCCTTAGATGTAACCTGAGAAATAACAACAAGGTGATGAGTCCAAAATTAATTTCTGTGTTCGGCCACATCGTTCATTCTTCTGTATGCCATTCTTCCAAATGCAATTTATTTGTACTCAATTGTTTTTATATCACACTGAAACTGTCTTGCTTGTTTCAGGAATCTGCTCCTCGCTCTCACACCATGTCAAATAAAGACCTTTTTGCCAAAATAATTTGTTTAAGGATTTTATTATGATGCTTTTACAGGAAAATGCCGAATTACAGGAGTGATTTCTCAGAATATACCACAGGAAAGAAAACCATAATCTTCTTTATTAAAGTCGGTTGATCAAACTTGAAGTTGTTGGTCTCTTCCTGAGAAAAGTGTGAGATAAGAAGATTTGTCAGCAGCAGTTACTGTAGCAAACTGATCATCAGGGAATTAAACTTAAATCACTTTCAGTCCATTAACAGCCTCACCTTTTAAAGATGTCAGTAATCTTCTTCTGGATGGTCTTCCACTCCAAAAAACTCACCAGGGTTCatcttgaaaataaaaaaattgttgaAATTAACTAAACAAAGCTGATCTCTACATacagaaatgtcagtaaatTTGATTAACGTTTACTTCTTGTTATTATGCTGATCCCAAATAATGTGCATAATATTCTCAGTTAAATATAAAAGGTAATGTGAGTAGTGATactattaatagtagtagtatgacTGGCACATCTATTGGTGATCATAGCATACCAACAACAAAAAGCCTCGGGTAACAGTGGCATGAGAGTGAGGATATAGGCTAAATAAATTATCTGTATACTTACAGGTTTCGAAACCCCGACTTCAATGGAGACTTTGTTCTTCAAATGGAAAAAGagaaattatgattattattgaaGACATatctataaaaataaaacatataatgtACAGTCAAGGAGATTACCGGCTCTGCGGCCTTGTAGATGAGCTTCACATATTGCTGAAAttgagaagaagagaaacaaaaataacaatgcCGTTGTTTTAAAGATAAAATCAAGGGAAATTCTGAAGCCTAAACAAACCAACCAGAGTAGAAAATAcaattgtttatatatatatatatatatatatatatatatttgactgAAATTAAAGTTTGACAAACAGCCAGTATACCCCAGTCTTCGGAGGCCCGTGTCTTCCTCCctgtaaaacagtaaaaatcaGACTGAGTGTCTGAGCTTTGATGCTATAATCATTGCTACAAAGAGttactgtaaatactgtatatttgtataccTTCTGATGGTGATGTCCTCTTCCACCATGCTGTGGATAGATTGTCATTAGTAttgattgataatgaaaataatctttatgaTCTTTCTTCTGATAAAAGCTTCATATTGAAAAATTCAGTCACTTACCCTCGGCATCAGAAATAAGGTTTCCCCCTGTAACATTTTAACACCGAGGGTCAGTGGACTCATAACATTTCATCAGATGGtgtaatttataatataaaatgaatcaataaaagTTAAATCAAGCCACTAAATCATGTTGTTTACCTCCTTCAGGGTTAAATCAGTGACGTTCTGTGGATGAAACGTCACACGGTTAGTTgaacatttaaaatattcagtTAAGTCTGCCGTGTCAAACATAAAGTAAACTGTATATTAATCTTACCTGAAATGCCACGTTGTCAACCTGAAAAGGAATtataaacacatgaaaatcAGAGTTTTTCCCAACTGTTGTGGTAAATTTGAGTGTGTTAATATCACAGTGAGAGATGACAGTAGCCTACCTTGAACATCGGGGAAAACAcctaaaacaaaagagaaattatatcatattttgtCATCATGTAGTATAAATAACAGGGTTTAGCTGGGATGTTTAAGTACGTAAGTAAAGTTTTTAAAGCACCTTTTGGAAGCAGACATtaataaaagacaaaagcaGCTGACATtatacacaatataaaagtaaaaaataaataattaataaataaataaaaatgaaaagaaataaaactaaacaaaaataaagaggtAGGTCACAAGCTGctttttgaaatgtaaatgttgtcaGGGTCTAGTATGTTGGATGTAGGAAACGGGGGTGCTGAAGGGTTGTTTGTCTGTGCTATCGGTCCCTTTACCCAGCCGATTACCCAGACTGTTTTCAgtctattaaataggcgttatcagtcgcttttgaccccatagatgtgggtaaaTAGGGGCCTACTGCACCCACTAGtgtgttttatcatctattcacatggtcgatcactgaaagaaggtataaacgAACATGACAGCGACCTTTAGTGGCTGCAGTAATTATGAGTtagcatcccgtgtgaaaccaacaatgtatactttgtgttcgtagttattttaacccaaaacatgatgtttttctctaaacttaactgttttttaATGCTCACCATTGTACTGGGGTCCCTCCTGTTGGGCCTTTTGCCACCTGAAGATCCTCTGCGTCTCTCAAATTGCCTGCCGGGTCCAGGAGGAGGTACTCCAGGCCCATCAGACATGAAACCAGGAGCCTGTGTGAGGCACAGATAAAATGTTGTGTACAGTAAATAACCTAATGCACTGTCAGGTGTCGGTACAGTATGGTCTGTTACAGCAGGTCTCCATAACCACTATTGTACTAAAGAGAGGTACTCTCTTTGGTTTTCTTTCCAAGATGAAGTATGGTGAATATATCTTAGTGTAACTTTGTCAAATGTAAAGTAACCTCTTATAAATTCACAACATCAGACAAAATATAGATATTACCAGAACTCCTCCATTTCGTATTATTTGTCTATTATTTGTGGTTTTAGAGGGAGTTGTATGCTGCAACTATCGATTGATGAACAACAGGTTGTCCGTCTACCCAGTATgctggttgccaggcaacctgACAGTGTGAGAAGTCACTATGCCTGCTTGTTGTTtgctcatagactgtatataagcagtggacgtagtcaccttgacgtcactaattggtttgcggactgccgttttgaagcctcgagtttggcattttggcattttttttgcaaccagaagtgacacgagagggtggagctaagttcaactgaacgctgaatgagacatttttagtgaaccaaaaaggttataatgaactttcatgaactgcaaacacactgtgaaagggttaaagttgtaagacaaaaacacggacaactcccagacaggacaacgtcgtggttgcaacctgtcaatcacaaggtagccacgccctaaagcgtaccctgctttatggtctatttgactctaaatgggaccataatttattaaatgaacatcatgctgtattgaagaagacttgaaactagtgattgagaccataaactcatgtttacaatatttgctgaggtaataaatcaagtgagaagtagggttattttctcatagacttctatacattcAGACTtcgttttgcaaccagaggagttgccccctgttggctattagaaagaatgcaagtttaaggcacttcagcattgacttcacttttcagaccccggagttgcccactgtgtTTCCCTCAAAAAATATTTAAGGACATAATTtcccataaaaccaaaacaggttCACATTATTGTTTGTGGAGAATATATTATAAGTATatatgtatttcccaaaatgttcaaATAGTCCTTTAATGGGACGACCAAAatgaataacaaaaaaagaactTAATGTAAAAACCTGTCTTTTGCCCCGAGCAGGAACTTGAGAAGGTCTCCCCGGCTGGTGATCATCCCCGTCAGTCCCTTTCATGGGTGGATTTCCATTTTCTGGTCTTGTGTCTGGCAACCAAGAGGGCATCTCATCCGGCTACCCCAAACAAGAACAGAATCACTGATTATCTGCAACCACCATGTCATCACAATCAACTCACATGACTTGAAACACCACATACCCATACTGGATGGCCAGACTCCCATTGTGGCCAGACTCCATCGAACTCTCCGTCTCCATCTTCTGTCTAAACGAATAATTCAATGAGAAATACTTCACATGCAGAGAGTAGAAACACCTCTGGATTATTCTGTGCTACCTTACAGTCTGCATCCTACCTGGGGTCCACCTGCAGGCGGAGACTTTTCATCCGGCCAGAAATCTGGCTGAGCAGCTACTGCTGACAAAAGTAAAGTTGCAACACACAAGAGCTGCATTGCTTCTGAAGAACCTGCAAGAAAAAATTACGCTCTATTATGCTCTTAAAACAGACCAGACAATTCACATTGCAAGTCGCTTACTGTTTAGCATCTATTCTGTAACACTCACCTGTGCTGTGCAAGTACGTGTGTGGCCCCTCGTGCATCGATACTTATATCAGACATCAGACATTGAGACACACCACGCATTTCTCAAAACAACACATCTTAGTCACGCTTGTGCAAAACAGCAATTACTTCACACACTGTTTGCTAATGTCTTCTTAATTGACACCAGTTCTTTGCAACAGTACATGATGACAACAATGATGATAATGTCTTAACATTTTCTTAACTGTAAGTGcaattgtcacaactgtttcatggaacatcacaactctattgcatgtcttCATAAtggtagtaactcacccaaaacacttcatttatACTTCAAAACACAGTTATTGTGTCCGTAAACTGGCCCCAAAATTAAAAGCTGTTTTGTCATCGTGGGAGCCTTACTGGTAAAAATGTTTGGGTGTTTTTTCACCAGTCAACCCGGGAAATGATTCTAATATACTAAGTATAAGTATAAGTATAAGTATAAGTATAAGTATAAGTATGTACTAATAAGTCTCTGTTTcgttgacactgactgcttaaTGTACTATACCAGATTGTCAGTTTTGTCTACCTGAAGGTTGAGCTGtttagattcccatttcaacagtataggtcaaagtttactgggaaaagtcaaaACTGTACAATAATGTATACACGGACAATGGATATGTACTGTATTTGTGTACattataaatagaaaattcAGCTTTGAGCTTTCATGTGaagtcatatacagtgaacagaaaatttGCCACAAAATTATGCAACAAACAAACCCTGCAACGATGAATGAACCTGCggtagtgcagtaaaaaaacaattgtGCCTCCTCACAGTATGTAACACcatgtcatagatatttatggcataatatacatgtatgtctgacagattttgataattgaatggatcattttgcatgtgatggctcaaacgataaaataatgtttagaagttgtgaagaggatGACAATCACACTGAGAATctactcatcagttttgatcagcaagacgtGTGCCATTGGTTATCGTTCAAAATTGGACAATTTTACTGACCCTTTTATGCTCATGTGCCAAAACGAGCGCAATTttcttgaatgaatgagaaattctaatctgttgtgaaaaaacaaactaattgttcagagatttgagctcattgttttgaaaaaaaaatattctcaatcaagaattgagccaaagtgaATGAGACAAACTTTAAGAAACTGGGACAGTACATGTGATTTTGGGTAGTAGAGGGAATAACAGCAgttaatttcctaaaacaaaaGGAGGCAAGAGGAAATGCTTCACTGGGTGTTGCCTGTTACCTGCCTAAACCACTAAGTCACTTGATTTGTAATAAGACCAGACATCTAATCATACGATCCAGGTGTGGTTCCCATCTCTGATCAGCCACACCTTGAAATGTGGAAGTGGGAGATTTCCTAATATTTGCTATTTCCCAACATTGCTGTGTGCTAATGGCATGAAATCCGCTCAGGTAACTGTATATAAGATAGACATTCAGAGCGACACTACAACAACCTCCTCGACCATCTGCAAGACAGTCTACTGAAGTTGCTGAAGACTTAAAGGTACATGAAtcttctgtttctgtgttttctgtgtgagGTTGGCGGTGATTTAGCTGATATTTTGTAAAATCTGTTAATCTGATTGAGTCTTTATTGTTCCCTTTTCAATAGTAAAGATCACTGTAACCATGCTGAAGATAGTGTTTGTGCTTGGATGCCTCTTGAGCATCGCTCTGGCTCTGCCTGTAAGTGTAACATCCACATACTCAGAATCAATACCACTGTACTTATATGCTGATACCATATTATAATAACTGTATAATGAAGCAATATCAAACTCGTTGGATTGTGTATTTTCAGATGGACATGGAGCACAAACGACTTGCTCGGTCATCCTCTGACTCTGGCTCGAGCTCCGAAGAGGTGAGCGCTTTCTCTACAATTCAACATTCAACACACCTGAATGTCAATTACAGTAAAATCCTTAGAAACTACTCTGTTGTATATTTGACAATGAATCTTTCTGATTTTCTTGAAGCGTCCCAGCACTTCTGGCACTTCCGGCACTTCCAGCACTTCCAACGGCCAGCCTACTCCTGAACAGTGGCTCAACTTCTTGTTTAACGTCATCCGGCTACAACAACAAACTACTCCAGcgcctactactactgctactactactactgcagcgcctactactactgctactactactactgcagctcctactactactactgcagctcctactactacagctcctcctactactactactgcagctgCCACTACCCCGACccctgctcctactactacggTTGCCAAATAAAACCGGAAATTTAACCAATAAGTGAAAGAACACCAGTATTGAATGGCTCAGCTCTGTCTTGTGTCTTATGATGTTGTCTTAACCAGAGTGTTTTCACATCTGCATCATTATAGATCAgttaaactgtgtgtttatTCTCTGTAGTATGTGCTAAATAAACTTCATTAATGGAAAACTTGGACCACATATGTTCTTTAAATCCgtatatttagatagatagatagatagatagattactcacatagcagacggttgctacAAATGTTGTGAGCAGAAGAAGCTTCATTTTGCAGCCCAAAACCTGTAAAAAAGACCACAATAGACACATTTAACTCATAAAATCTAACTATTATTAGAACAtgattatttctgtatttttaatcTCACTCTagtctgttcatctcagagttttcattgacatatcttgaggtcagaggtcaaaggacccctttgaaaatggccatgctagtttttcctcgccaaaatgttgagTAAATATGggtgcgttatttagccttcttcctgacaagctaaaatagattttctagtttcatatgatgttatcttcactctagcttatagaatgagccagctacaactactacaaccactaatagatagatagatagatagttagatagatagatagatagatagatagatagattgatagatagatagatagatagatgaaacAGAGTGCTTGAAACACATCCCGTTTCAACACCTTCACTGTTTCCCAACACCTCTGAGTGTCTGTCGGACTCTTGTGGCGACTGTGGTCACAATGAGCCACCACATACATGGTTTCATCACATTTCACACCATCAATAGAATTACAAAATCACAGCCCAGTCTGACAGCTGATTGGATGACTGAGGagtaaaaaatgtctttaaaaagtgGCCCTGGACTGAAGGAGGACCATTCTCGGTGGCTACTCTTACAGTAAAATCCTATTTGACTCAAGGTAagattatttcctttttttttttttttgttttttaatgtgaaatatgcAGCTGACCcctatttgtcttttttaaaggATCACGCCCGTCTCAGCTATGAAACGTCTGGTTTTGATTCTGTGCTTCGCCGCGTTGTGTTCCTCCGCCTCTGTAAGTATCGCAAACCAACAATTACAACAATCTTCAGATCTGAGTCACAACGTGCTCTTTTAATCGCTGTGGTGGTGTCATGGTATTGTAACGCACTTAATTATATCACTTCTATCATCAGTTTTTGATGTGAGATCATTTGTATCTTAAGGTCTCTGAGGAGAAGATACGGGTAAAACGCTCAGATGACAGCGATGAGGTCAGTATCCGGACCCACTGTCTAAATAATCACACACACTATACAGAATTTAAAGCTTTTTACTGTGTTTTCCAGATGAGCCAGAACAACATGCAGTTCCAGCAAATTCAAATCCCCATTCCTGTGCCATTCCCACGGCCTTTTCCTATCCCTTTCCCTTTTGCCTTCCCTATCCCTCCACCAGTCATCCCTCCAGTCTTCCCTCCGGTCATCCCTCCAGTCTTCCCTCCACTCATCCCTCCAGTCTTCCCTCCAATCGGAAAATGAGACGAGCACCTGACAGACTGGGGAAAACTTAACTTTACTGTAAACATTGTCCCACTGAAATGGAATAAATAATGATTAAGCAATGTATGAATTgacttctgtgtttgttttttcacttgAACGTTTTCATTTTTTAGAGCGTAAGACAGACTTTAGTCCCAGCTGTTTGAGATTGAAATGTTCATGTCAACATATCAATATATGACAAGTTCACTGTTGCAGATAAAATAAGACTATTAGATTGTTTGGAAATTAACACTGTCATTTTCAGGAGCTCTCTAATTTTAACCGAGTGTGCTTTTAAACAGCTCTGCTGGGTGAACGAGGTCTCCTCTCAAGTAGAACTAGTTATCAGTGACAGCTTAGAGGTGGGAAAACCTACAGTTTTTACAACGTTTGTGTTcagctgaacacacaaacacttacaCTTCATCACCTCATTTGTATGGCGCTTTCACTGGACACACACTGTTAAAAAATAACCATCTACTAACTATAACTGTACGCTTCTGTGGGTGTCTTATTAGAGGTTGTGTAGTGTTGAAAACTGCTGTCTGTGAAAGTAAAAAACTAATTCCCCGGAAACATATGAATGCATCTTTGCAAAACCTATAATATAAGCCTCCCCTCTCTCTTGTTACAGTAAGGAACATATCAGTATCATTAATAAAGACCATTATATTTTTACAGCACACATGTCAGGTTACCACTTACTCGAcattaaacaaagtaaaatcaTGTGTAGGAGGCAAAGCTGATTTTTTACAGATATTAGTCCATATAAAAGTCTGTAACTCAATATATATTCATTGATGCAACTTGCgctaacacttaattttacaggtccgcaaatttcattgtaattaggtgataattagcaagtaacctatttgaaatttcttttgaattactgccaaatcaACCCAatttttacctcaaaatttatcgaaaattattttattataaacattatttaataaattactttgtttggttgtcttgactttggacttgactctggacttttattattattattttatatatattataaacattattatttactatttttaacactgttattaacatttatttatttatttatttatttatattccgctatttcccaataagcagtgaaaaatagctggtaatttatttaatacatttccaggaagagaatacaaagttaattgatatgctttatttccatgtctgctgataaatagataataattagcaaatcacttatttgaaatttcttaaaaaactccctgaatcattacatcagctaccaggtcacatttgtgtagacaataagatCAGCCACACCTTGAAATTTGGAAGTGGGAGATTTCCTAATATTTGCTATTTCCCAACATTGCTATGTGCTAATGACATGAAATCCGCTCAGgtaactgtatataagaaaaaCATTCAGAGCGACACTACAACAACCTCCTCGACCATCTGCGAGACAGTCTGCTGAAGTTGCTGAAGACTTAAAGGTACATGAAtcttctgtttctgtgttttctgtgtgagGTTGGCGGTGATTTAGCTGATATTTTGTAAAATCTGTTAATCTGATCGAGTCTTTATTGTTCCCTTTTCAACAGTAAAGATCACTGTAACCATGCTGAAGATAGTGTTTGTGCTTGGATGCCTCCTGAGCATCGCTCTGGCTCTGCCTGTAAGTGTAACATCCACATACTCAGAATCAATACCACTGTACTTATATGCTGATACCATATTATAATAACTGTATAATGAAGCAATATCAAACTCGTTGGATTGTGTATTTTCAGATGGACATGGAGCACAAACGACTTGCTCGGTCATCCTCTGACTCTGGCTCGAGCTCCGAAGAGGTGAGTGCTTTCTCTACAATTCAACATTCAACACACCCGAATGTCAATTACAGTAAAATCCTTAGAAACTACTCTGTTGTATATTTGACAATGAATCTTTCTGATTTTCTTGAAGCGTCCCAGCACTTCTGGCACTTCCGGCACTTCCAGCACTTCCAACGGCCAGCCTACTCCTGAACAGTGGCTCAACTTCTTGTTTAACGTCATCCGGCTACAACAACAAACTACTCCAGcgcctactactactgctactactactactgcagctcctactactactactgcagctcctactactacagctcctcctactactactactgcagctgCCACTACCCCGACccctgctcctactactacggTTGCCAAATAAAACCGGAAATTTAAGCAATAAGGGAAAGAACACCAGTATTGAATGGCTCAGCTCTGTCTTGTGTCTTATGATGTTGTCTTAACCAGAGTGTTTTCACATCTGCATCATTATAGATCAgtt
This window contains:
- the odam gene encoding uncharacterized protein odam, yielding MKLQTALLLVCLFKTSFALPLQIGIIASNSNEILRLNGLTLATLGQTQASSILPQFVLQQQQQPEVLFTPQLVNFNPQMSSPFGPQGPQMFLPNQGNQPVFFPNGQQEQLGPPQDPNAPNIPQQAQNPFQMFLPFQYPSYGFPQFPRQQGFPYFMPPYRYPQQRNPVVLQPNNGQQRLERTTQRPQLPLQQASLPKVQTERTWPLGTQKESTTIPPDPRGDTSGPGVDEGHNFPFLFEP
- the LOC141765331 gene encoding uncharacterized protein LOC141765331 is translated as MQLLCVATLLLSAVAAQPDFWPDEKSPPAGGPQTEDGDGEFDGVWPQWESGHPVWPDEMPSWLPDTRPENGNPPMKGTDGDDHQPGRPSQVPARGKRQAPGFMSDGPGVPPPGPGRQFERRRGSSGGKRPNRRDPSTMVFSPMFKVDNVAFQNVTDLTLKEGETLFLMPRHGGRGHHHQKGGRHGPPKTGQYVKLIYKAAEPNKVSIEVGVSKPMNPGEFFGVEDHPEEDY